In a single window of the Drosophila albomicans strain 15112-1751.03 chromosome 3, ASM965048v2, whole genome shotgun sequence genome:
- the LOC117566648 gene encoding serine protease inhibitor 42Dd-like isoform X3, with protein MALVNRRFSFLHKFPQIGARMISMLLLMLVLFQAPLYFAQSSSDRSSIAEFSRRLAIFSTNVYTTLVAKNANQNIIFSPFSIQTCAAMARMGAKGNTAAQLDRGLKLISNNNAKIADSFHKVLATYEKSSILHIANKIYIKTGYQLRDEFSSLVSKKFLSAVEPINFENQKLAADQINSWVALRTNNLIKNIVSPSILSSDTRLLLINAIHFKGNWVHQFSEKSTRSLPFYLNDAESIRVPIMRMTNRLKYAKLPALDAAALELPYKDSDLSLLIVLPNSNTGLPQLERKLLDFPISQITKALHFEKVIVHLPKFKTEFDVELTDTFKKLGMTDIFTHRADFSRMLKSPERLHVSNIIHKAFIEVNEIGTEAAAVTVMGVGVKSVKPGFIANHPFNYYIVKDHNMVIFAGRLINPTK; from the exons CCCGTATGATAAGCATGCTGCTCCTGATGCTGGTTCTATTTCAGGCGCCTCTGTACTTCGCCCAATCAAGCTCAGATAGGAGTAGTATAGCTGAATTCTCGCGTCGTTTGGCCATATTCTCTACCAATGTGTACACCACGCTGGTCGCGAAGAATGCCAATCAGAACATCATCTTCTCACCCTTCTCAATCCAAACCTGTGCAGCCATGGCCAGGATGGGGGCTAAAGGTAACACAGCTGCTCAATTGGATCGCGGTCTGAAACTGATTTCCAATAATAACGCGAAGATTGCCGATAGTTTTCACAAAGTGCTTGCTACATACGAAAAAAGTAGCATTCTTCACATTGCCAACAAGATCTACATCAAGACTGGGTATCAGCTGAGGGATGAGTTCAGTTCACTAGTCTCCAAAAAGTTTCTATCTGCTGTCGAGCCTATAAACTtcgaaaaccaaaaattggCTGCAGACCAAATCAATTCCTGGGTCGCATTGCGAACTAACAAcctcataaaaaatatagtttcACCCAGTATATTAAGTTCGGATACGCGATTGTTGTTGATCAATGCAATACACTTCAAAGGAAACTGGGTGCATCAATTCTCAGAAAAATCCACCAGGAGTCTACCTTTCTATTTGAACGATGCCGAAAGCATCAGGGTACCCATTATGAGGATGACAAACCgtttgaaatatgcaaaactaCCTGCTCTTGATGCCGCTGCATTGGAATTGCCCTATAAAGACTCTGACTTGTCTCTTCTGATCGTGTTGCCTAATAGCAATACTGGTTTGCCACAGCTGGAGAGGAAACTTCTCGACTTTCCGATTTCGCAGATCACGAAGGCCCTCCACTTTGAAAAAGTGATTGTCCATCTGCCCAAGTTCAAAACCGAGTTCGATGTGGAGTTGACAGATACCTTCAAGAAG TTGGGAATGACAGATATATTTACGCATAGGGCTGACTTTAGCAGAATGCTCAAAAGCCCCGAACGACTGCATGTGTCGAATATCATTCACAAGGCTTTTATCGAAGTGAATGAGATAGGCACTGAGGCAGCTGCAGTCACTG TTATGGGCGTGGGCGTCAAAAGTGTAAAGCCTGGATTTATTGCAAACCATCcatttaattattacattGTCAAGGATCACAATATGGTGATATTTGCTGGAAGGCTAATAAacccaacaaaataa
- the LOC117566648 gene encoding serine protease inhibitor 42Dd-like isoform X2 has translation MALVKRKFSFLHKLPQIGARMISMLLLMLVLFQAPLYFAQSSSDRSSIAEFSRRLAIFSTNVYTTLVAKNANQNIIFSPFSIQTCAAMARMGAKGNTAAQLDRGLKLISNNNAKIADSFHKVLATYEKSSILHIANKIYIKTGYQLRDEFSSLVSKKFLSAVEPINFENQKLAADQINSWVALRTNNLIKNIVSPSILSSDTRLLLINAIHFKGNWVHQFSEKSTRSLPFYLNDAESIRVPIMRMTNRLKYAKLPALDAAALELPYKDSDLSLLIVLPNSNTGLPQLERKLLDFPISQITKALHFEKVIVHLPKFKTEFDVELTDTFKKLGMTDIFTHRADFSRMLKSPERLHVSNIIHKAFIEVNEIGTEAAAVTVMGVGVKSVKPGFIANHPFNYYIVKDHNMVIFAGRLINPTK, from the exons ATGGCGTTGGTAAAAAGAAAGTTCAGTTTTCTCCACAAACTTCCGCAAATCGGTG CCCGTATGATAAGCATGCTGCTCCTGATGCTGGTTCTATTTCAGGCGCCTCTGTACTTCGCCCAATCAAGCTCAGATAGGAGTAGTATAGCTGAATTCTCGCGTCGTTTGGCCATATTCTCTACCAATGTGTACACCACGCTGGTCGCGAAGAATGCCAATCAGAACATCATCTTCTCACCCTTCTCAATCCAAACCTGTGCAGCCATGGCCAGGATGGGGGCTAAAGGTAACACAGCTGCTCAATTGGATCGCGGTCTGAAACTGATTTCCAATAATAACGCGAAGATTGCCGATAGTTTTCACAAAGTGCTTGCTACATACGAAAAAAGTAGCATTCTTCACATTGCCAACAAGATCTACATCAAGACTGGGTATCAGCTGAGGGATGAGTTCAGTTCACTAGTCTCCAAAAAGTTTCTATCTGCTGTCGAGCCTATAAACTtcgaaaaccaaaaattggCTGCAGACCAAATCAATTCCTGGGTCGCATTGCGAACTAACAAcctcataaaaaatatagtttcACCCAGTATATTAAGTTCGGATACGCGATTGTTGTTGATCAATGCAATACACTTCAAAGGAAACTGGGTGCATCAATTCTCAGAAAAATCCACCAGGAGTCTACCTTTCTATTTGAACGATGCCGAAAGCATCAGGGTACCCATTATGAGGATGACAAACCgtttgaaatatgcaaaactaCCTGCTCTTGATGCCGCTGCATTGGAATTGCCCTATAAAGACTCTGACTTGTCTCTTCTGATCGTGTTGCCTAATAGCAATACTGGTTTGCCACAGCTGGAGAGGAAACTTCTCGACTTTCCGATTTCGCAGATCACGAAGGCCCTCCACTTTGAAAAAGTGATTGTCCATCTGCCCAAGTTCAAAACCGAGTTCGATGTGGAGTTGACAGATACCTTCAAGAAG TTGGGAATGACAGATATATTTACGCATAGGGCTGACTTTAGCAGAATGCTCAAAAGCCCCGAACGACTGCATGTGTCGAATATCATTCACAAGGCTTTTATCGAAGTGAATGAGATAGGCACTGAGGCAGCTGCAGTCACTG TTATGGGCGTGGGCGTCAAAAGTGTAAAGCCTGGATTTATTGCAAACCATCcatttaattattacattGTCAAGGATCACAATATGGTGATATTTGCTGGAAGGCTAATAAacccaacaaaataa